In Candidatus Contubernalis alkalaceticus, the following proteins share a genomic window:
- a CDS encoding polysaccharide biosynthesis C-terminal domain-containing protein yields the protein MKTVLVTGADGFMGRNLKLGLEQYEDLKIITFSRKNKPEELEGYLQQADLVYHLAGINRPENPEEFETGNAGLTETIVDILGKNNLKPDIVFSSSIQALKDNPYGKSKKQAEDTLLKYREESGAQVYIYRLPNVFGKWSRPNYNSVVATFCYNICRGLPITISDPNNQLELVYIDDVVKAFTGILSEKLIGGEGAPAVKAAEEGFFTVPRTFCLTLGELAQQLYHIRDNREKLTVPDFSHDLTRCLYATYLSFLDKKDFSRALDLKTDQRGSLAEVVKSESFGQIFVSSSHEGVMRGNHYHHTKVEKFCVIKGEAVIKFRKLDEEEVLSYEVSGDKPEVVDIPPGYTHAIENLTRGEMIVLFWANQIFDPENPDTYYCEV from the coding sequence ATAACCTTTTCTCGGAAAAATAAACCGGAAGAATTAGAAGGTTATCTGCAGCAGGCTGACCTGGTGTATCACCTGGCGGGCATAAATCGCCCGGAAAACCCTGAAGAATTTGAAACAGGCAATGCCGGCTTAACAGAAACCATAGTGGATATACTGGGAAAAAATAATCTAAAGCCCGACATTGTTTTTTCCTCCTCCATCCAGGCTCTAAAAGATAATCCCTACGGAAAAAGCAAAAAACAGGCGGAGGATACCCTCCTTAAATACCGGGAGGAATCCGGCGCACAAGTTTATATATACCGCCTTCCCAATGTTTTTGGGAAATGGTCCAGGCCCAATTACAACTCGGTGGTGGCCACCTTCTGCTATAACATCTGCCGTGGGCTGCCCATCACCATATCAGACCCCAATAATCAGCTGGAGCTGGTTTATATTGATGATGTAGTTAAGGCTTTTACCGGAATTCTGTCTGAAAAGCTTATCGGGGGAGAGGGTGCCCCGGCAGTAAAAGCGGCAGAGGAAGGGTTTTTCACTGTCCCCAGGACTTTTTGCCTCACTCTGGGGGAATTGGCCCAACAGCTTTACCATATCCGGGATAATCGGGAAAAGCTTACGGTGCCGGATTTTTCACATGATTTGACCCGCTGTCTTTATGCCACTTATCTATCTTTCCTGGATAAAAAAGATTTTTCCCGGGCCTTAGATTTAAAAACTGATCAACGGGGCAGCCTGGCGGAGGTAGTTAAATCTGAATCCTTTGGGCAAATTTTTGTATCCAGTTCCCATGAAGGGGTTATGCGGGGAAATCACTACCACCACACTAAGGTAGAAAAGTTCTGCGTCATCAAGGGTGAAGCTGTGATTAAGTTCAGGAAATTAGATGAAGAGGAAGTTTTGTCCTATGAAGTTTCCGGGGATAAACCCGAAGTGGTAGATATTCCCCCGGGATATACCCACGCAATCGAAAATTTAACCCGGGGAGAAATGATTGTTTTGTTCTGGGCCAACCAGATCTTTGACCCGGAAAATCCTGATACATACTATTGTGAGGTTTAG